Proteins co-encoded in one Vidua macroura isolate BioBank_ID:100142 chromosome 13, ASM2450914v1, whole genome shotgun sequence genomic window:
- the DNAJB8 gene encoding dnaJ homolog subfamily B member 8, translating into MVDYYTVLGLQKNASQDAIKKSYHKLALKWHPDKNPRNKEEAEKKFKEIVEAYEILSDPQKRSLYDQSVEESRARRERTVAGYNNFGFHHGFPHQVEVFGGMYPFTCIFLNPLDIRINGENWQSTSGRERRFREPFVQRSSFCPSGHPTSFFAENTSGPYGLRTVITTTEVINGKTITTRKIFEDGQETKEVEEDGQLKSVIINGRDYLNS; encoded by the coding sequence ATGGTAGATTACTACACAGTCCTTGGACTGCAAAAAAATGCCTCACAGGATGCTATTAAGAAATCCTACCACAAACTGGCACTGAAATGGCATCCTGATAAGAATCCCAGAAACAAGGAGGAAGCTGAGaagaaattcaaagaaattGTTGAAGCATACGAGATTTTGTCCGACCCTCAGAAGCGATCACTCTATGACCAGTCTgttgaggagagcagagcccgCAGAGAGAGAACTGTAGCGGGTTATAACAACTTTGGTTTCCATCATGGATTCCCCCATCAAGTAGAGGTCTTTGGAGGCATGTATCCATTTACATGTATTTTCTTGAACCCTTTAGACATCAGAATCAATGGTGAGAACTGGCAGAGCACcagtggaagagaaagaaggtTCAGGGAGCCCTTTGTGCAACGGAGTTCATTCTGTCCCAGCGGGCACCCCACCTCCTTCTTTGCTGAAAACACATCTGGGCCATATGGTCTCAGAACAGTGATAACCACTACTGAAGTGATCAATGGCAAGACCATCACCACCCGGAAAATCTTTGAGGATGGGCAGGAGACAAAAGAAGTGGAAGAAGATGGCCAGCTGAAGTCTGTAATAATCAACGGGAGAGACTACCTGAATTCTTAA